The following coding sequences are from one Nicotiana tabacum cultivar K326 chromosome 1, ASM71507v2, whole genome shotgun sequence window:
- the LOC107820535 gene encoding SH3 domain-containing protein 1 produces the protein MEAIKKQATKLREQVAKQQQAILRQLGHLGHESVMVDEAELEIHQRLQDLYMSTRAAKHFQRDIVRGVEGYLSTSKKQMEIARKLSENCYKYGCENQNGPSTLPRIAVEFGTSHAAMEDQREIMLGVLGQQVCEPLRASIHGAPLEDARHLTHRYDRMRQEFEAQAAEVIRRQSKFRDASTESLAKLKNAETRLSELKSSVLVLGKEATDAMLSVEEDQQQITFQKLVSLSSFNSLQVDAERSYHQNVVAILEKLHSEMLEEEQLNGSSPQSSNSERVLHDTTANGTEHPKTEDKSPTYFIAKVIHSFDAQADGELSLEAGDYVVVRQVTPNGWSEGECKGKSGWFPSAYAVKSDKVAASKMVEKDTTP, from the exons ATGGAGGCTATAAAGAAGCAAGCTACTAAATTGAGAGAGCAAGTGGCTAAGCAACAGCAG GCTATTTTGAGACAATTGGGGCACTTGGGCCATGAATCTGTGATGGTTGACGAAGCAGAGCTAGAGATTCATCAGCGGCTTCAAGACTTATATATGTCTACAAGGGCTGCAAAG CATTTCCAGAGGGATATTGTTCGGGGTGTAGAAGGATATTTATCAACAAGTAAAAAACAAATGGAGATAG CTAGAAAGTTGTCCGAGAATTGTTATAAATATGGGTGTGAGAATCAAAATGGTCCGTCTACCTTGCCAAGGATTGCCGTGGAATTTGGTACTTCACATGCTGCAATGGAAGATCAAAGAGAAATTATGCTTGGAGTTCTTGGACAACAG GTTTGTGAGCCGTTAAGAGCATCAATACATGGTGCTCCTTTAGAAGATGCTCGCCATTTGACTCACCGTTATGACAGAATGCGCCAGGAGTTTGAAGCCCAG GCTGCTGAAGTGATAAGACGCCAATCAAAGTTTAGAGATGCTTCTACTGAAAGTTTGGCAAAGCTTAAAAATGCAGAAACAAGATTGTCGGAGCTCAAATCTTCGGTGTTGGTTCTTGGCAAAGAAGCAACTGATGCCATGTTATCTGTTGAGGAGGACCAGCAGCAGATTACTTTCCAAAAGCTGGTTTCTCTTTCTTCATTCAATTC CTTGCAGGTCGATGCTGAAAGATCTTATCATCAGAATGTTGTTGCCATTTTGGAGAAGTTGCATTCTGAG ATGCTTGAAGAAGAGCAACTAAATGGGTCATCCCCGCAGTCTTCAAATTCAGAAAGAGTTTTGCATGATACAACTGCAAATGGAACTGAGCATCCAAAAACTGAGGATAAAAGTCCTACCTATTTTATTGCAAAG GTTATACACTCTTTTGATGCCCAAGCAGATGGTGAGCTAAGTCTAGAGGCTGGCGATTATGTGGTAGTTCGACAG GTAACTCCAAATGGATGGTCTGAAGGAGAATGCAAGGGTAAATCCGGATGGTTCCCCTCGGCTTATGCTGTAAAGTCAGACAAAGTAGCAGCAAGCAAAATGGTGGAAAAGGATACCACGCCATGA